In Gemmatimonadetes bacterium T265, one DNA window encodes the following:
- the kynB gene encoding kynurenine formamidase, with translation MSTAEHDAERDATPLLDISVRVAAGTPEWPGDTPYACGWTARLADGAAVNLSAITLSPHVGTHADAPLHVRDGWPGSDALPLAAFLGPATVVDLSASAGEVGFDALAATAAGQGVSLDANPRLLLRTGRTIADGRFPAAWPWLAPACVARLCAAGLVLLGVDAPSVDGRESKDLATHHALFGAGAWNLENLDLHAVAPGNYELLALPLSLDGLDAAPARAALRPLQ, from the coding sequence GTGAGTACCGCGGAGCACGACGCCGAACGCGACGCGACGCCGCTCCTCGACATCAGCGTCCGCGTCGCGGCAGGCACGCCCGAGTGGCCGGGCGACACGCCCTACGCCTGCGGCTGGACCGCGCGCCTCGCCGACGGCGCCGCGGTCAACCTCTCGGCCATCACGCTGAGCCCGCACGTCGGCACGCACGCCGACGCGCCGCTGCACGTGCGCGACGGCTGGCCGGGGTCGGACGCGCTGCCGCTCGCGGCCTTTCTCGGGCCCGCGACCGTCGTCGACCTCTCGGCGTCGGCCGGCGAGGTCGGGTTCGACGCGCTCGCCGCCACCGCGGCCGGCCAGGGCGTCTCGTTAGACGCAAACCCGCGCCTGCTGCTCCGCACCGGCCGCACGATCGCCGACGGCCGCTTCCCCGCGGCGTGGCCCTGGCTCGCGCCGGCCTGCGTCGCGAGGCTGTGCGCGGCGGGACTCGTGCTGTTAGGCGTCGACGCACCGAGCGTCGACGGGCGCGAGAGCAAGGACCTCGCGACGCACCACGCGCTCTTCGGCGCCGGCGCGTGGAACCTCGAGAACCTCGACCTGCACGCCGTCGCGCCGGGCAACTACGAGCTGCTCGCGCTCCCGCTGTCGTTGGACGGGCTCGACGCCGCCCCCGCACGCGCAGCACTCCGCCCGCTCCAGTAG
- a CDS encoding cysteine desulfurase NifS, translating into MPDPIYLDHAATTPVRPEVRAAMEPFFGPTFGNPSSAHRWGRAARAALDEARERVARTLGARPDELVFTSGGTESDNLAILGAWRARRDPARRAVVSTPIEHKAVLAAVHQAADEGAVECLFAVDADGRVAPDAPELDGDAAVCSVMWINNETGVVQPVRALADRAHALGVVFHTDAVQAFGKVAIDVASLPVDLLTVSGHKIGAPKGVGAMYVRRGTPLAPLFHGGAQDRGRRPGTENVAYAVALATAAELAVAERAAECARLVALRDELEARILAGVPDAVVHGRGAERAPHVSNVSVPGADGAALLMAFDLHGVAASGGSACQTGNVEPSHVLLAMGVAPDLAAGAVRLSLGALTTPACVDRVGALFPTLVRKARAATAVGAAW; encoded by the coding sequence ATGCCCGACCCGATCTACCTCGACCACGCGGCCACCACGCCCGTCCGGCCCGAGGTGCGCGCGGCGATGGAGCCCTTCTTCGGCCCGACGTTCGGCAACCCGTCGAGCGCGCACCGCTGGGGCCGCGCCGCGCGCGCCGCCCTCGACGAGGCCCGCGAGCGCGTCGCCCGCACGCTCGGCGCACGCCCCGACGAACTCGTCTTCACCTCGGGCGGCACCGAGTCGGACAACCTCGCGATCCTCGGCGCCTGGCGCGCCCGCCGCGATCCGGCGCGCCGCGCGGTCGTGAGCACGCCCATCGAGCACAAGGCCGTCCTCGCCGCCGTGCACCAGGCCGCCGACGAGGGCGCCGTCGAGTGCCTCTTCGCCGTCGACGCGGACGGACGCGTCGCCCCCGACGCGCCGGAGCTCGACGGGGACGCGGCGGTCTGCTCGGTGATGTGGATCAACAACGAGACCGGCGTCGTGCAGCCGGTGCGCGCGCTCGCCGACCGGGCGCATGCGTTAGGCGTCGTTTTCCACACCGACGCCGTGCAGGCGTTCGGCAAGGTCGCGATCGACGTCGCGTCGCTCCCGGTCGACCTGCTCACGGTGAGCGGCCACAAGATCGGCGCGCCCAAGGGCGTGGGCGCGATGTACGTGCGGCGCGGGACGCCTCTCGCGCCGCTCTTTCACGGCGGCGCGCAGGACCGCGGCCGCCGCCCCGGCACCGAGAACGTCGCCTACGCCGTCGCCCTCGCCACCGCCGCGGAGCTGGCCGTCGCGGAGCGCGCGGCCGAGTGCGCCCGCTTGGTCGCGCTGCGCGACGAACTCGAGGCGCGCATCCTCGCCGGCGTGCCGGACGCCGTCGTGCACGGGCGCGGGGCCGAGCGCGCACCGCACGTGAGCAACGTCAGCGTGCCCGGTGCGGACGGCGCCGCGCTCCTGATGGCGTTCGACCTGCACGGCGTCGCGGCGTCCGGCGGGTCGGCGTGCCAGACCGGCAACGTCGAGCCCTCGCACGTGCTGCTCGCGATGGGCGTCGCCCCCGACCTCGCGGCGGGCGCAGTGCGCCTGAGCCTCGGCGCACTCACCACGCCTGCCTGCGTCGACCGCGTCGGCGCGCTCTTCCCAACGCTCGTGCGCAAGGCGCGCGCGGCGACCGCGGTCGGGGCCGCGTGGTGA
- the mnmA gene encoding tRNA-specific 2-thiouridylase MnmA, which yields MVSAPAVISGNGERVLVAMSGGVDSSVAAALLVEQGYDVVGATMKLFCYGDDVPDRPCCSLDSINDARRVCERLGVPHYVLNLEDRFGHDVVRDFVDEYARGRTPIPCVRCNTFTKFRDLLRTADLVDARWIATGHYARVIDGALYRGLDPAKDQSYFLWGIDRRVVGRMLLPVGDQTKPETRALARRLCLTVVADKVESQDICFVPDGDHTKIIGKTLGADAPSLRPGPFVTLDGRAAGTHDGHARYTVGQRRGLPGGFATPMYVVAIRPADRAVVIGPREALLGRGVTVREVNWLGDAPAVGAPVAVQVRHRARAVAAEVVRAGDGEVEVALDEPVAAITPGQSLVFYDGTRVLGGGVIEAAAPGRAALPVLAA from the coding sequence GTGGTGAGCGCGCCCGCGGTGATCTCCGGCAACGGCGAGCGCGTCCTCGTCGCGATGAGCGGCGGGGTCGACTCGTCCGTCGCGGCGGCGCTGCTCGTCGAGCAGGGCTACGACGTCGTCGGCGCGACGATGAAGCTCTTCTGCTATGGCGACGACGTGCCGGACCGGCCGTGCTGCTCGCTCGACTCGATCAACGACGCGCGCCGCGTCTGCGAGCGGCTGGGCGTGCCGCACTACGTCCTCAACCTCGAGGACCGCTTCGGCCACGACGTCGTGCGCGACTTCGTCGACGAGTACGCGCGCGGCCGCACGCCGATCCCGTGCGTCCGCTGCAACACGTTTACCAAGTTCCGCGACCTCCTCCGCACCGCCGACCTCGTCGACGCGCGCTGGATCGCGACCGGGCACTACGCCCGCGTGATCGACGGCGCGCTCTACCGCGGGCTCGACCCGGCAAAGGACCAGAGCTACTTCCTCTGGGGGATCGACCGGCGCGTCGTCGGCCGCATGCTCCTCCCCGTCGGCGACCAGACCAAGCCCGAGACGCGCGCCCTCGCCCGCCGCCTCTGCCTGACCGTCGTCGCGGACAAGGTCGAGAGCCAGGATATCTGCTTCGTGCCCGACGGCGACCACACCAAGATCATCGGCAAGACGTTAGGCGCGGACGCCCCGTCGCTCCGCCCCGGACCGTTCGTCACGCTCGACGGGCGCGCGGCCGGCACGCACGACGGCCACGCGCGCTACACGGTTGGACAGCGCCGCGGGCTCCCGGGCGGGTTCGCCACGCCGATGTACGTCGTCGCGATCCGCCCCGCGGACCGTGCAGTCGTGATCGGCCCGCGCGAAGCGCTCCTCGGCCGCGGCGTGACGGTGCGCGAGGTGAACTGGCTCGGCGACGCGCCCGCCGTCGGCGCGCCGGTCGCCGTGCAGGTGCGCCACCGCGCGCGCGCGGTCGCGGCCGAGGTCGTCCGGGCGGGGGACGGCGAGGTTGAGGTCGCGCTCGACGAGCCCGTCGCGGCGATTACGCCCGGGCAGTCGCTCGTCTTCTACGATGGCACGCGCGTGCTCGGCGGCGGGGTGATTGAGGCCGCGGCGCCGGGCCGGGCCGCGCTCCCGGTACTCGCGGCGTAA
- the dnaJ_1 gene encoding chaperone protein DnaJ: MAQTSDYYAVLGVSPTADAKEIKKQYRRLAKQYHPDANNNDAKAAERFKEISEAYNVVGDAEKRKQYDDMRRLGAFGGGRAGGARAGGFGAQGFPGGASGAQFDFSNVDVGGMGGFGDIFSSIFGASRGGAAGARRGPEPGQTVELTVEVPFRTAALGGKVPVELEVSEECETCHGSGAAPGATLKQCPECNGRGTISFGQGGFAVNRPCPMCLGRGQIPSERCPTCGGAGQVRTRKTVNVTVPAGADTGARVRLKGQGGRGDQGAPPGDLVITFQVQPDRLFRREGLDVIATIPVNVAQATLGSKMQVRTLDGTRVALRIPAGTSSGRRLRVRGQGIAKGEQRGDMIVELRVTVPEHLTDEQQAKMREFAEAADLKF; the protein is encoded by the coding sequence ATGGCCCAGACCAGCGACTACTACGCCGTGCTCGGCGTGTCGCCGACGGCCGACGCGAAGGAGATCAAGAAGCAGTACCGGCGGCTCGCGAAGCAGTACCACCCCGACGCGAACAACAACGACGCCAAGGCGGCCGAGCGCTTCAAGGAGATCTCGGAGGCGTACAACGTCGTCGGGGACGCGGAGAAGCGGAAGCAGTACGACGACATGCGGCGGCTCGGCGCGTTCGGCGGCGGGCGGGCGGGCGGCGCGCGTGCCGGCGGGTTCGGCGCGCAGGGGTTCCCGGGCGGCGCGTCGGGCGCGCAGTTCGACTTTTCGAACGTCGACGTCGGCGGGATGGGCGGCTTCGGCGACATCTTCAGCTCGATCTTCGGCGCCTCGCGCGGCGGCGCGGCGGGCGCGCGCCGCGGGCCGGAGCCGGGGCAGACGGTCGAGCTCACGGTCGAGGTGCCGTTCCGGACCGCGGCGTTAGGCGGCAAGGTGCCGGTCGAGCTCGAGGTGAGCGAGGAGTGCGAGACGTGCCACGGGAGCGGCGCGGCGCCCGGGGCGACGCTCAAGCAGTGTCCGGAGTGCAACGGGCGCGGGACGATCTCGTTCGGGCAGGGCGGGTTCGCGGTGAACCGGCCGTGTCCGATGTGCCTGGGCCGCGGGCAGATCCCGAGCGAGCGCTGCCCGACGTGCGGCGGGGCGGGGCAGGTGCGCACGCGCAAGACGGTGAACGTGACGGTGCCCGCGGGCGCCGACACGGGCGCGCGGGTGCGGCTGAAGGGGCAGGGCGGGCGCGGCGACCAGGGTGCGCCGCCCGGGGACCTCGTCATCACGTTCCAGGTGCAGCCGGACCGGCTGTTCCGGCGCGAGGGGCTAGACGTGATCGCGACGATTCCGGTGAACGTCGCGCAGGCGACGTTAGGCTCGAAGATGCAGGTGCGGACGCTGGACGGGACGCGGGTGGCGCTGCGGATCCCGGCGGGGACGTCAAGCGGGCGGCGGCTCCGCGTGCGCGGGCAGGGGATTGCCAAAGGCGAGCAGCGGGGCGACATGATCGTCGAGCTGCGCGTGACGGTCCCGGAGCACCTGACCGACGAGCAGCAGGCGAAGATGCGGGAGTTCGCGGAGGCGGCGGACCTGAAGTTTTGA
- the cinA gene encoding putative competence-damage inducible protein, whose translation MQIEILTIGDELLLGLTIDTNGPHLARELADVGVTVVRRSSVGDGADEIAAAVRESLDRTGAVITTGGLGPTADDLTKPSIAALFGRGMVLDESILAALEARWKARFARDLPASNRQQAMLPAGARVLVNRHGSAPGVWLEDERGRWVAMLPGVPREMRGMLADELGPIIAERARAGAGGAPTVVRSRTLRTTSIAESAIADRLGDLARGAEGCSLAYLPGREGTDLRLTSRGRAAEETDAALARAGDLVRARVADWVYGEENTDLAAVVLDHCRARGLTIAVAESCTGGLLGARLTSVAGSSDVVRGGVIAYANDVKTAQLGVDAAAIASDGAVSEKVAAQMAAGARARIGADVGVALTGVAGPGGGSEEKPVGTVWIGVDVGGDVRTVRNVFTGDREEIRYRAAQFALDLVRRALTPGARPEPTPNDAVAAAAR comes from the coding sequence ATGCAGATTGAGATTCTCACCATCGGCGATGAGCTCCTGCTCGGCCTGACGATCGACACCAACGGTCCCCACCTCGCGCGCGAGCTCGCCGACGTTGGTGTCACGGTCGTGCGGCGGTCGAGTGTCGGCGACGGAGCGGATGAGATTGCGGCCGCCGTGCGCGAGTCGCTCGACCGGACGGGCGCGGTGATCACGACCGGCGGACTCGGGCCGACGGCGGACGACCTCACGAAGCCAAGCATCGCGGCCCTGTTCGGGCGCGGGATGGTGCTCGACGAGTCGATCCTGGCGGCGCTCGAGGCGCGGTGGAAGGCGCGCTTCGCGCGCGATCTGCCCGCGAGCAACCGGCAGCAAGCCATGCTGCCCGCGGGCGCGCGGGTGCTCGTCAATCGCCACGGCTCCGCGCCGGGCGTCTGGTTGGAAGACGAGCGCGGGCGCTGGGTCGCGATGCTCCCCGGTGTGCCGCGCGAGATGCGCGGGATGCTCGCCGACGAATTGGGTCCGATCATCGCCGAACGCGCGAGGGCCGGCGCGGGCGGCGCGCCGACTGTGGTGCGCTCGCGGACGCTGCGCACCACCTCGATCGCGGAGAGTGCGATCGCGGACCGCCTCGGCGATCTCGCACGCGGGGCGGAGGGGTGCTCGCTCGCGTACCTTCCCGGGCGCGAGGGCACCGACCTGCGCCTCACGTCCCGCGGGCGCGCGGCGGAGGAGACGGACGCCGCGCTCGCGCGCGCGGGCGACCTCGTACGCGCGCGCGTCGCGGACTGGGTGTACGGCGAGGAGAACACGGACCTGGCCGCCGTCGTGCTCGACCACTGTCGCGCGCGCGGGCTGACGATCGCCGTCGCGGAGAGCTGTACTGGCGGCCTGCTCGGCGCGCGGCTGACGAGCGTCGCCGGGTCGAGTGACGTGGTCCGCGGCGGGGTCATCGCCTACGCGAACGACGTGAAGACCGCGCAGCTCGGCGTCGACGCGGCCGCGATCGCGTCGGACGGGGCGGTGAGCGAGAAGGTCGCGGCGCAGATGGCGGCCGGGGCTCGGGCGCGGATCGGTGCGGACGTCGGGGTCGCGCTCACCGGCGTCGCGGGGCCCGGCGGCGGGTCGGAGGAGAAGCCGGTCGGGACCGTCTGGATCGGCGTCGACGTGGGCGGCGACGTCCGGACCGTGCGCAACGTGTTCACCGGCGACCGGGAGGAGATCCGCTACCGCGCGGCGCAGTTTGCGCTCGACCTCGTACGGCGCGCGCTCACGCCCGGCGCGCGACCGGAGCCGACGCCGAACGACGCGGTCGCGGCCGCGGCGCGCTAA
- a CDS encoding long-chain-fatty-acid--CoA ligase — MDGLRLRQVTMRERVWRRVHDRCKCDGGRPVVWTEEGEIGLARLVAGANARLAELCGAGVRRGDRVVCALAAGPAFVELSLAALEAEWTLVPVPPSADTSAMADAVDARAVVTTRDVRVRGAATPPTPDVRFLLATSGTTGAPRRLALSDANLAAVLDSHRDALALNGGVLLSVLPWHHAFGLALELLPALLDGAMVVRDSSGGRDAAEMLSTAERAAARGSAITHLHAVPYTTRLLAADEAGQTFLGGLRGGLVGGAPVDAALAAALARTRLRVGYGQTEASPGVCLGAPGAWRAAALGRPVGCAVRLDPDGVLAFRGPNACLGEWHAGRASPLERLPADRWVRTGDLAVAEDDGTYTFAGRAAESFKLENGRYVAALPIEAAVRARHPQVREAVLSSPDGVSFVLAVSADGHLPAVDAVRPLLGPLAERPLRVVPVAADAWVRTPKGEIDRRFPVGRAS; from the coding sequence ATGGACGGTTTGCGACTGCGGCAAGTCACGATGCGCGAGCGCGTGTGGCGGCGCGTGCACGACCGATGTAAGTGCGACGGCGGGCGACCGGTCGTCTGGACGGAAGAGGGTGAGATCGGACTCGCGCGTCTGGTTGCGGGGGCGAACGCTCGGCTCGCCGAGCTGTGCGGCGCGGGGGTGCGCCGCGGCGACCGCGTCGTCTGCGCACTCGCGGCGGGGCCGGCGTTCGTCGAACTGTCGCTTGCCGCGTTAGAGGCGGAGTGGACCCTCGTCCCCGTGCCGCCGAGCGCCGACACGTCGGCGATGGCCGATGCAGTCGACGCGCGCGCCGTCGTGACCACCCGCGACGTGCGCGTGCGCGGCGCGGCGACCCCACCGACGCCGGACGTGCGGTTCCTGCTCGCGACGAGCGGGACGACGGGAGCGCCGCGGCGCCTCGCCCTGTCGGACGCGAATCTCGCCGCGGTGCTCGACAGCCACCGCGATGCACTCGCTCTGAACGGCGGCGTGCTGCTGTCGGTCCTGCCCTGGCATCATGCGTTCGGGCTCGCGCTCGAGCTCCTTCCCGCGCTGCTCGACGGGGCGATGGTAGTCCGCGACTCCTCCGGCGGCCGCGACGCGGCCGAGATGCTCTCGACTGCGGAGCGGGCGGCCGCCCGCGGGTCGGCGATCACGCACCTGCATGCGGTCCCGTACACGACGCGGCTGCTCGCCGCCGACGAAGCGGGTCAGACCTTCCTCGGCGGGCTGCGCGGCGGGCTCGTGGGCGGGGCGCCGGTTGACGCGGCGCTCGCGGCGGCGCTTGCGCGGACGCGGCTGCGCGTGGGGTACGGGCAGACCGAGGCGTCGCCCGGCGTCTGCCTCGGCGCGCCCGGCGCGTGGCGCGCGGCAGCGTTAGGCAGACCGGTGGGCTGCGCGGTGCGGCTCGACCCCGACGGCGTGCTCGCCTTCCGCGGGCCGAATGCGTGCCTCGGCGAGTGGCACGCCGGTCGAGCGTCGCCGCTCGAGCGCCTGCCGGCGGACCGCTGGGTGCGCACGGGCGACCTCGCGGTCGCGGAGGACGACGGCACGTACACGTTCGCCGGTCGGGCCGCGGAGAGCTTCAAGCTCGAGAACGGGCGCTACGTCGCCGCGCTCCCGATCGAGGCGGCCGTGCGCGCGCGCCACCCGCAGGTGCGCGAGGCCGTGCTCTCCTCGCCGGACGGGGTGTCGTTCGTGCTGGCCGTATCCGCGGACGGACATCTGCCGGCCGTCGACGCGGTACGTCCGCTCCTCGGCCCGCTCGCCGAGCGTCCGCTGCGCGTCGTGCCGGTGGCGGCCGACGCGTGGGTCCGCACGCCGAAAGGAGAGATCGACCGGCGATTTCCGGTCGGCCGCGCGTCGTGA
- a CDS encoding gliding motility protein, whose translation MSMVNYASREINCKIVYYGPGLGGKTTNLEYVYEQVSPATRGKLISLATENERTLFFDFLPVDLGTIRGFRTRFHLYTVPGQVYYNASRRLILRGVDGVVFVADSQADRHEANVEAMQNLYDNLAEHGYDLTKLPFVVQYNKRDLPDAARTDELDGVLNPGWEVTDPAKQRPVENPFRPGELLVERLPTGEWWEKAPTFEAVASSGAGVFDTLKAVSKLVVRAIG comes from the coding sequence GTGTCGATGGTCAACTACGCCTCGCGCGAGATCAACTGCAAGATCGTCTACTACGGCCCCGGACTGGGCGGCAAGACGACGAACCTCGAGTACGTCTACGAGCAGGTGAGCCCCGCGACGCGTGGCAAGCTCATCTCGCTCGCGACCGAGAACGAGCGCACCCTCTTCTTCGACTTCCTCCCGGTCGACCTCGGCACGATCCGCGGCTTCCGCACGCGGTTCCACCTCTATACGGTGCCGGGGCAGGTGTATTACAACGCGAGCCGCCGCCTCATCCTGCGCGGCGTCGACGGCGTGGTGTTCGTCGCCGACTCGCAGGCCGACCGCCACGAGGCCAACGTCGAGGCGATGCAGAACCTCTACGACAACCTCGCCGAGCACGGCTACGACCTGACGAAGCTCCCGTTCGTCGTGCAGTACAACAAGCGGGACCTCCCCGACGCGGCGCGCACCGACGAGCTGGACGGCGTGCTGAACCCGGGGTGGGAGGTGACCGACCCGGCGAAGCAGCGGCCGGTCGAGAACCCATTCCGCCCCGGCGAGCTGCTCGTCGAGCGGCTGCCCACCGGCGAGTGGTGGGAAAAGGCGCCGACGTTCGAGGCGGTCGCGTCGTCGGGCGCGGGCGTGTTCGACACGCTCAAGGCGGTTTCGAAGCTGGTCGTGCGCGCGATCGGGTAG
- the recR gene encoding recombination protein RecR — protein MSAIDELAGEFAKLPGIGRKTALRLTYHLLRQRPEQSRRLADALTTLAERVHPCADCGNLTEDERCAVCRDPRRDAAVLCAVEEASDIGAIERTGEYRGVYHVLGGRLSPLDGVMPEDLAIDQLVARAQGGGVREVILATNPSMEGEATALYVQRQLAAQAPAVQVTRIARGLPVGGDLEYADGVTIAQALSARREM, from the coding sequence GTGTCCGCGATCGACGAGCTGGCGGGCGAGTTCGCCAAGCTGCCCGGCATCGGGCGGAAGACCGCCCTCCGCCTCACGTACCACCTGCTCCGCCAGCGGCCCGAGCAGAGCCGCCGGCTGGCCGACGCGCTGACGACGCTCGCCGAACGCGTGCACCCGTGCGCCGACTGCGGGAACCTCACCGAGGACGAGCGCTGCGCTGTGTGCCGCGACCCGCGGCGCGACGCGGCCGTGCTCTGCGCCGTCGAGGAGGCGAGCGACATCGGCGCGATCGAGCGCACGGGCGAGTACCGCGGCGTCTACCACGTGCTCGGCGGGCGGCTCTCCCCGCTCGACGGCGTGATGCCCGAGGACCTCGCGATCGATCAGCTCGTCGCCCGCGCGCAGGGCGGGGGCGTGCGCGAAGTCATCCTTGCCACCAACCCGAGCATGGAGGGCGAGGCGACCGCGCTCTACGTGCAGCGCCAACTCGCCGCGCAGGCGCCGGCCGTACAAGTCACGCGCATCGCGCGCGGGTTGCCGGTGGGGGGGGACCTCGAGTACGCAGACGGCGTGACGATCGCGCAGGCGCTCTCCGCACGCCGGGAGATGTGA